A DNA window from Paenibacillus andongensis contains the following coding sequences:
- a CDS encoding TIM-barrel domain-containing protein: MQITNPQQSAPGVWRLTIGEPQGITPLSWMGVSPKTEALQQMPQVQPPFDWVSIQLEEASDCLILSIPLNRTEKLYGTGLQLLRMNQRGRNRYLRVNSDPKQDTGETHAPVPFYVSDLGYGVLVDTSRIVTLYCGSTMRQEETQSEDIRDRNTDKGWKATLVASRVEIRLPVEGADVYVFGGPTLSDAVARYNLFCGGGTLPPKWGLGFWHRVPTLYTDQQVLEEAEQFRQHDIPCDVIGLEPGWHSQSYPVSYEWEKNRFPEPDKFVKALDQSGFRVNLWEHPFVSPKSELYEELKPLSGSHSVWGGLAPDYSLPAAVELYKKQHEEQHVNIGVSGYKLDECDGSDLTNNSWMFPGHAQFPSGLNGEQMRQMYGLMFQKMTAELFRSKNRRTYGLVRASNAAASTMPYVLYSDLYDHKQFIRGLVNSSFSGLLWTPEVRRARNAEDWVRRMQTVCFSPLAMLNAWGDGTKPWSFPEVEGTVRHYIKLRMRLLPYLYTAFATYREQGIPPFRAMPFVMSASEIAEAEALYAEAAEQTLNTTDAAYGKKKVREWDDQYMFGDALLVAPLVEGESEREVLLPSGIWYGLETGERYTGGCIIRVQAGLERIPVFVRNGSVIPMMPALAHVPPLGTRVLLEIIHFGDGMGEGKLYDDDGESFDYEHGKFGWWKAAVTQNAAGVYSGELIGTDGEPTSFSSITWRFAQTRL; encoded by the coding sequence ATGCAAATAACAAACCCGCAGCAATCGGCGCCTGGTGTATGGCGCCTTACGATCGGAGAACCGCAAGGAATTACACCGCTCTCATGGATGGGCGTTTCGCCAAAAACCGAGGCACTGCAGCAGATGCCGCAGGTACAGCCGCCTTTTGACTGGGTAAGTATCCAGCTTGAGGAAGCAAGTGACTGTCTCATTCTATCTATTCCGCTTAATCGAACTGAAAAGCTATACGGGACAGGCCTGCAATTATTAAGAATGAATCAACGGGGAAGAAACCGTTATTTGCGTGTGAACAGCGATCCCAAGCAGGATACGGGGGAGACGCATGCTCCTGTGCCTTTTTACGTAAGCGATCTCGGGTATGGCGTTTTGGTGGATACTTCACGGATTGTGACTCTGTACTGCGGGTCAACGATGAGGCAGGAGGAAACGCAAAGTGAGGATATTCGTGATCGCAACACGGATAAGGGATGGAAAGCTACTCTAGTCGCATCGCGGGTGGAGATCCGGCTTCCTGTCGAAGGTGCAGACGTGTATGTGTTTGGCGGGCCAACCCTTTCGGATGCGGTGGCAAGATATAATTTATTCTGCGGGGGAGGCACTCTGCCTCCGAAGTGGGGCCTTGGCTTCTGGCACCGTGTTCCGACGCTCTATACGGATCAGCAAGTTCTTGAAGAAGCGGAGCAGTTCCGCCAGCACGATATTCCCTGTGATGTGATCGGGCTCGAACCCGGTTGGCACAGCCAAAGCTACCCAGTCAGTTACGAATGGGAGAAAAACCGATTCCCTGAGCCTGATAAATTCGTGAAAGCTTTGGACCAAAGCGGCTTTCGGGTGAATCTGTGGGAGCATCCCTTCGTTTCGCCGAAGAGTGAGCTGTACGAGGAATTGAAGCCGCTTTCGGGGAGTCATTCGGTATGGGGCGGGCTTGCGCCGGATTATTCGCTGCCAGCGGCTGTGGAGCTGTATAAGAAGCAGCATGAAGAGCAGCATGTCAATATCGGAGTTTCCGGTTATAAGCTGGATGAGTGTGACGGCAGTGACTTGACCAACAATTCCTGGATGTTTCCGGGACATGCGCAGTTTCCATCCGGTTTGAACGGCGAGCAGATGCGACAAATGTACGGGTTGATGTTCCAGAAAATGACGGCTGAACTGTTCCGCAGCAAAAATCGGAGAACATACGGGCTTGTTAGAGCTTCAAATGCCGCAGCCTCCACGATGCCTTATGTCCTATATTCGGATCTCTATGATCACAAGCAATTTATTCGTGGCCTAGTCAACTCGTCTTTCAGCGGGCTGTTATGGACACCGGAGGTTCGCAGAGCCCGAAATGCCGAAGATTGGGTACGGCGTATGCAAACGGTTTGTTTCTCGCCACTCGCGATGCTGAATGCATGGGGCGATGGAACGAAGCCTTGGTCTTTCCCGGAAGTGGAAGGCACTGTTCGGCATTATATTAAGCTGCGGATGAGATTGCTGCCTTATTTGTATACAGCTTTCGCAACCTACCGAGAGCAGGGGATCCCTCCATTCCGCGCAATGCCTTTCGTGATGTCCGCATCAGAAATCGCGGAAGCCGAGGCATTGTATGCTGAAGCAGCGGAGCAAACCTTGAATACGACAGATGCCGCTTACGGCAAGAAAAAAGTGAGAGAATGGGACGACCAATACATGTTCGGCGATGCATTATTAGTAGCTCCACTGGTTGAAGGAGAGTCTGAGCGGGAGGTCCTGCTGCCATCCGGAATCTGGTATGGATTAGAGACAGGGGAACGCTATACCGGTGGATGCATCATTCGCGTTCAAGCCGGCTTGGAGCGAATTCCGGTATTTGTTAGAAACGGGTCCGTCATTCCGATGATGCCTGCGCTAGCGCATGTCCCACCCTTAGGCACGCGAGTTCTGCTTGAAATCATTCATTTCGGCGATGGAATGGGTGAAGGAAAACTGTACGACGATGACGGGGAATCGTTTGATTATGAACATGGCAAGTTCGGCTGGTGGAAGGCAGCAGTCACGCAAAATGCAGCTGGCGTCTACTCCGGGGAACTCATAGGGACGGATGGGGAGCCTACATCCTTTAGCTCCATCACGTGGCGTTTCGCACAAACTCGTTTGTGA
- a CDS encoding response regulator transcription factor: MHVLIVDDEPVIRRGMVKMAELYVPAFSKIQTAENGVAALERIRACEPDLVLTDVRMPKMDGLELCRIIHEEFPQIKTVVISGYSDFEYAQKSMNYGVRHYMLKPVTKSDVHGMLDQLIKKPSRSYMPPSRYIEWIDQMEQQIWALQMEELSSLISRWREYCLSANLSLAELKELLDDCNALLVKRFQGRNYSPSSVQAHLQADSVKEALEAFEKGLIRMAKGLQDVRSGSFKDPMEEAKGFIDSRLSEDISLDQVAAMVGLTPTYFSSLFKKVTQETFVQYRIKKRMTKAKEMLAIPYVRIVDVAADVGYDDYPHFTKTFKKIVGVSPSEYRAGLGIK; the protein is encoded by the coding sequence ATGCATGTACTGATTGTAGACGATGAACCTGTCATTCGCAGAGGAATGGTCAAGATGGCGGAATTGTACGTACCTGCTTTCTCGAAAATACAGACGGCTGAGAACGGCGTGGCTGCTTTAGAGCGGATTCGCGCCTGCGAACCTGATCTTGTGTTGACGGATGTTCGCATGCCCAAAATGGACGGATTGGAGCTCTGCAGAATCATTCATGAGGAATTTCCTCAAATTAAGACCGTTGTGATATCTGGTTACAGTGACTTTGAATACGCCCAAAAAAGCATGAATTATGGTGTTCGGCACTATATGCTGAAACCGGTTACCAAATCAGATGTGCATGGCATGCTGGATCAATTGATCAAAAAGCCATCACGCAGCTATATGCCGCCTTCCCGTTATATCGAGTGGATCGATCAAATGGAACAGCAAATATGGGCCTTGCAAATGGAGGAACTAAGCAGCTTAATCAGCCGCTGGCGTGAATACTGCCTATCTGCCAATTTATCGTTGGCTGAGCTTAAGGAGCTATTGGATGATTGTAATGCGCTTCTTGTCAAACGCTTTCAGGGCCGCAATTACTCCCCATCCTCCGTGCAAGCTCACTTGCAGGCGGATAGTGTGAAGGAAGCCCTTGAAGCGTTCGAGAAGGGGTTGATTCGAATGGCAAAAGGCCTTCAAGACGTTCGGAGCGGCAGCTTCAAAGATCCTATGGAAGAGGCCAAAGGCTTTATCGACAGCCGATTGTCAGAAGACATTTCGCTGGATCAAGTCGCTGCGATGGTCGGATTGACACCTACCTATTTCAGTTCGCTTTTTAAAAAAGTAACGCAGGAGACCTTTGTTCAGTACCGGATCAAAAAAAGGATGACGAAGGCGAAGGAAATGCTGGCTATCCCTTATGTTCGAATCGTGGATGTAGCCGCAGATGTCGGGTATGATGATTACCCCCATTTTACTAAAACCTTCAAAAAAATTGTTGGCGTTTCGCCTTCTGAATATCGCGCAGGGCTCGGTATCAAATGA